The following proteins come from a genomic window of Campylobacteraceae bacterium:
- the rlmN gene encoding 23S rRNA (adenine(2503)-C(2))-methyltransferase RlmN: protein MLKSIYDYTLEELKEEVKPSFRAKQIYDWIYKKYVTSYDDMKNIPQDLKDNLISNNYDISILEQVRKEESTDGSIKYLFKLRDGHTIEAVLLLMKKKKINEEGIVERSEKYTVCISSQVGCKIGCTFCLTAKGGFVRNLTVGEYIAQIVHLKRDNNIAANKAVNIVYMGMGEPLDNYKNFVQAVKIFSEEDGLSIARRRQTVSTSGISSKIIKLGEADLGIQLAISLHAVDDKLRSELIPMNKAYNIQSIIDAVKAFPVDARKKVMFEYLVIKDKNDSLADAAKLIKLLDGIKAKVNLIYFNPYPGTPYKRPSVETMESFKNFLISKGQLSTIRESKGLDISAACGQLKEKDASNFEEVNKTNKIKGK from the coding sequence ATGTTGAAATCAATTTATGATTACACCTTAGAAGAATTAAAAGAAGAAGTGAAACCTTCATTTAGAGCCAAACAAATTTATGATTGGATCTATAAAAAATACGTAACTTCTTACGACGATATGAAGAACATACCTCAAGATTTAAAAGACAACTTGATATCAAATAATTATGATATTTCTATCTTAGAGCAAGTACGAAAAGAAGAAAGCACAGATGGTAGTATTAAGTATTTATTTAAATTAAGAGATGGACATACTATTGAAGCTGTTCTTTTATTGATGAAAAAAAAGAAGATTAATGAAGAAGGAATTGTTGAGAGAAGTGAAAAATATACTGTATGTATTTCTTCTCAAGTTGGCTGTAAAATAGGCTGTACTTTTTGTCTAACGGCAAAAGGTGGTTTCGTAAGAAACTTAACAGTAGGAGAATACATTGCACAAATTGTTCATTTAAAAAGAGACAATAATATTGCAGCTAATAAAGCAGTAAATATTGTTTATATGGGAATGGGTGAACCTCTTGATAATTATAAAAACTTTGTACAAGCTGTAAAAATATTTTCTGAAGAAGATGGTTTATCAATTGCAAGGAGAAGACAAACGGTATCAACTTCTGGTATTTCATCTAAGATAATTAAACTTGGGGAAGCAGATTTAGGTATTCAGTTGGCAATTTCATTGCATGCTGTTGATGATAAATTAAGATCAGAGCTAATTCCTATGAATAAAGCTTATAATATTCAATCTATTATTGATGCGGTAAAAGCTTTTCCTGTTGATGCCAGAAAAAAAGTTATGTTTGAATACTTAGTAATAAAAGATAAAAATGACTCTTTAGCAGATGCAGCTAAATTAATCAAATTACTTGATGGTATAAAAGCCAAGGTAAACTTGATTTACTTTAATCCTTATCCTGGAACCCCTTACAAAAGACCAAGTGTTGAGACAATGGAGAGCTTCAAAAACTTTTTAATATCAAAAGGTCAATTAAGTACTATTAGAGAATCAAAAGGTTTAGATATCTCTGCTGCTTGTGGACAGTTAAAAGAAAAAGACGCTAGCAATTTTGAAGAAGTTAATAAGACTAATAAAATTAAGGGAAAATAA
- a CDS encoding cytochrome c produces MKKIILLLVFFLLLFLLNYIYLTPSAYDKRWFNESNVNKGKSIFLTNCASCHKEDASGTRLWKKTNKDGFYPPPPLNGQAHTWHHDYNTLAEIITKGGKLYNGKMPAFEKELNKNDIKNVIAYFQSFWKDDVYDIWKSMKKNSDFE; encoded by the coding sequence ATGAAAAAGATTATTTTACTTCTTGTTTTTTTTCTTCTGCTTTTTTTATTAAATTATATTTACCTAACTCCAAGTGCTTATGATAAGCGCTGGTTTAATGAATCAAATGTAAATAAGGGAAAAAGTATTTTTTTAACAAATTGTGCCAGCTGTCATAAAGAGGATGCAAGTGGTACTAGATTATGGAAAAAAACAAATAAAGATGGGTTTTATCCCCCTCCTCCTTTAAATGGGCAAGCTCATACTTGGCATCATGATTATAATACTTTAGCAGAAATCATTACTAAAGGAGGCAAACTTTATAATGGGAAAATGCCTGCTTTTGAAAAAGAACTAAATAAAAATGATATTAAAAATGTAATCGCTTATTTTCAAAGTTTTTGGAAAGATGATGTTTATGATATTTGGAAAAGTATGAAAAAGAATAGTGATTTTGAATGA
- a CDS encoding homoserine dehydrogenase, translating into MLKVGIIGVGTVGASVANILKDNEDIITARAGKKIVPVIGVVNNLKKDRNVSIELTDDINKVLNDDSIDVIVELMGGIELPFDVVKKALKKGKAVVTANKALLAYHRYELQDLAGETPFEYEAAVAGGIPIINALREGLSANHIESIKGIMNGTSNYMLTKMINEGIDYDSILKEAQDLGYAEADPTFDVGGYDAAHKLLILASIAYGIDAKPEDILIEGIQNIAPADVDFAKEFDYAIKLLAIAKKVGSKIQLRVHPVLIPNTQMIARVDGVMNGISVIGDKVGETMYSGPGAGGDATASAVVANLIDIARKGKGSPMLGFEKSHNEELSLMPREEIESKYYIRLEIEDKAGVLAKISSLFEENNISIEKMIQKPLENNNSNLLLATHISLEKDISNALSALKQTSEVKSTPSMIRIED; encoded by the coding sequence ATAATGAAGATATTATCACAGCACGTGCAGGAAAAAAAATTGTTCCTGTTATTGGAGTGGTTAATAACTTAAAAAAAGACAGAAATGTCAGCATTGAGCTTACGGATGATATTAACAAAGTGCTTAACGATGATTCAATTGATGTAATTGTTGAATTAATGGGAGGCATTGAACTGCCTTTTGATGTTGTTAAAAAAGCACTTAAAAAAGGGAAAGCAGTGGTTACTGCTAATAAAGCCCTATTGGCTTACCACCGTTACGAGTTACAAGATTTAGCAGGGGAAACTCCTTTTGAATATGAAGCAGCAGTTGCTGGTGGGATTCCTATTATTAATGCATTAAGAGAAGGTTTAAGTGCCAATCATATTGAAAGTATAAAAGGTATCATGAATGGTACTTCAAATTATATGCTTACGAAAATGATTAATGAAGGTATTGACTACGATTCTATTTTAAAAGAAGCCCAAGATTTAGGTTATGCTGAAGCTGATCCTACTTTTGATGTCGGTGGTTATGATGCTGCACATAAATTACTTATTTTAGCTTCTATTGCTTATGGAATTGATGCTAAACCTGAAGATATTTTAATTGAAGGTATTCAAAATATTGCTCCTGCTGATGTAGATTTTGCAAAAGAATTTGATTATGCAATTAAACTTTTGGCAATTGCAAAAAAAGTAGGTTCAAAAATTCAATTACGAGTACATCCTGTTCTTATTCCAAATACACAAATGATTGCAAGAGTAGATGGTGTTATGAATGGTATTTCTGTAATAGGAGATAAAGTTGGGGAAACAATGTATTCAGGACCAGGTGCAGGTGGAGATGCTACGGCTTCTGCTGTAGTTGCTAACTTAATTGATATTGCAAGAAAAGGAAAAGGTTCTCCTATGCTTGGATTTGAAAAATCTCATAACGAAGAATTAAGCCTAATGCCTAGAGAAGAAATTGAATCTAAATATTATATTCGATTAGAAATAGAAGATAAAGCAGGCGTTTTAGCAAAAATATCCTCTTTATTTGAAGAGAATAATATTTCAATTGAAAAAATGATTCAAAAACCCTTAGAAAACAATAATTCGAATTTATTATTAGCTACTCATATCTCACTTGAAAAAGATATATCAAATGCATTAAGTGCATTAAAACAAACAAGTGAAGTTAAAAGCACACCTTCCATGATAAGAATAGAGGACTAA
- a CDS encoding RNA-binding protein gives MNIYVGNLSYKMDSKDLEEVFAKFGAVKNSTIISDRETGRSKGFGFIEMETSLAGNEAIEALNGNECDGRTLRVNEAKPREEKPGQSY, from the coding sequence ATGAATATTTATGTAGGGAACTTGTCGTATAAAATGGACAGTAAAGATTTAGAAGAAGTTTTTGCTAAATTTGGAGCTGTAAAAAATTCTACTATTATTTCAGACAGAGAAACTGGAAGATCTAAAGGTTTTGGATTTATAGAAATGGAAACATCTCTCGCAGGAAACGAAGCAATTGAAGCTTTAAATGGAAATGAATGTGATGGAAGAACATTAAGAGTCAATGAAGCAAAACCAAGAGAAGAAAAACCAGGTCAATCTTACTAG
- a CDS encoding polyisoprenoid-binding protein, with protein sequence MNKVLGILGSLCVVGTMALNASVHKLDFAHSNVGFSIKHLMISNVKGNFKTYEAAIDFDYKTKSFNTFNATVDLASVNTQNEKRDKHLRSKDFFQANMYPKMTFKMAEYKKMSDNHGVMTGELKIKNISKVVQFDVEDLGVIKDFKGNNRVGFTLVSKINRADFGLTWNKALEFGGFAVGEKVKITIDVEAIEK encoded by the coding sequence ATGAATAAAGTACTTGGGATTTTAGGATCATTATGTGTTGTGGGGACCATGGCATTAAATGCCAGTGTTCACAAATTAGATTTTGCACACAGCAATGTTGGTTTTTCGATTAAACATTTAATGATTAGTAATGTTAAAGGAAATTTTAAAACATATGAAGCTGCTATTGATTTTGATTACAAAACAAAATCTTTTAATACTTTTAATGCAACAGTTGATTTAGCATCAGTAAACACTCAAAACGAAAAAAGAGATAAACATTTAAGAAGTAAAGACTTTTTTCAAGCCAATATGTATCCAAAAATGACTTTTAAAATGGCTGAATACAAAAAAATGAGTGATAATCATGGTGTTATGACGGGTGAATTAAAAATTAAAAATATAAGTAAAGTTGTTCAATTTGATGTTGAAGACTTAGGTGTTATAAAAGATTTTAAGGGAAATAACAGAGTTGGTTTTACTTTAGTAAGCAAGATTAATCGGGCAGATTTTGGGCTTACATGGAACAAAGCTTTAGAATTTGGTGGATTTGCTGTAGGTGAAAAAGTAAAAATTACTATTGATGTAGAAGCAATAGAAAAATAA
- a CDS encoding MATE family efflux transporter gives MSNEYLLKDDIPSLLKQIAIPASTGMFFNTMYNVVDTFYAGLISTQAISALTLSFMIFFVIIGLGYGFSSAITALIGNAFGKKKNHLASIYAHKGIMFFIILSLILTVVGFIISPYMFEVLGAKDEYLSDAYAYIDVILYGTIFFMINFALNAILVARGDTKSYRNSLIFGFFANLILNPLFIYGFLFIPPMGIAGLALSTVLIQFFNNLYLFKKVLDTKLIHFNKLEYFLPHKKIYLDFIQQGTASSLNMLIMAFGSLILMYFVASYGVNAVAGYGIGFRVEQLMLLPALGLSTAVLTLVANNYGAKKYDRVYLIVKKAFIYGSVISTFGIAFLYIFGKLIISQFDDNPEVIAYGYDYILIEVWIFYAYIILFISISTLQAIKQPKMIFYIALYRQIIAKLLVAYIIVIYLELDFIYLWVGILVMIYSAAIFTFIYTKKKLKTLCN, from the coding sequence ATGTCAAATGAATATTTACTCAAAGATGATATTCCATCCCTCTTAAAACAAATAGCCATTCCTGCATCTACTGGAATGTTTTTTAATACTATGTACAATGTTGTCGATACTTTTTATGCAGGACTTATTTCTACCCAAGCTATTTCTGCACTTACTTTATCTTTTATGATATTTTTTGTCATCATTGGTTTAGGATATGGATTTTCATCTGCTATTACTGCTTTAATTGGAAATGCTTTTGGGAAAAAGAAAAATCATCTGGCTTCCATCTATGCCCATAAAGGTATTATGTTTTTTATCATATTAAGCCTTATACTTACTGTTGTAGGCTTTATAATATCGCCTTATATGTTTGAGGTTTTAGGGGCTAAAGATGAGTATTTAAGTGATGCTTATGCTTATATAGATGTTATTCTATATGGTACGATCTTTTTTATGATCAATTTTGCTTTAAATGCTATTTTAGTAGCACGTGGAGATACAAAATCGTATAGAAACTCTTTGATTTTTGGTTTTTTTGCCAATTTAATCCTAAATCCTTTGTTTATTTATGGGTTTTTATTTATTCCACCTATGGGTATTGCAGGACTTGCATTATCAACGGTTTTAATTCAATTCTTTAATAATCTTTATTTATTTAAAAAAGTATTAGATACAAAACTTATTCATTTTAATAAACTTGAATATTTTTTGCCTCATAAAAAAATATATCTTGATTTTATTCAACAAGGAACAGCATCATCTTTAAATATGTTAATTATGGCTTTTGGATCTTTAATTCTGATGTATTTTGTAGCATCTTATGGAGTAAATGCAGTTGCTGGTTATGGAATAGGTTTTAGAGTTGAACAGTTAATGTTACTTCCAGCCCTTGGATTAAGTACTGCTGTTTTAACGCTTGTTGCTAATAATTATGGGGCAAAAAAATATGACAGAGTATATTTAATTGTTAAAAAAGCTTTTATTTATGGTTCTGTTATTTCTACATTTGGAATAGCTTTTTTGTATATATTTGGAAAATTGATTATTTCTCAGTTTGATGACAATCCAGAAGTAATTGCCTATGGTTATGATTATATACTTATTGAAGTATGGATTTTTTATGCTTATATTATTTTGTTTATTTCTATTTCTACCTTGCAAGCCATTAAACAACCTAAAATGATATTTTATATAGCTTTATACAGACAAATTATTGCAAAACTGTTGGTAGCTTATATTATTGTAATTTATTTAGAACTTGATTTTATTTATTTATGGGTAGGAATACTTGTAATGATTTATTCAGCTGCTATTTTTACCTTTATTTATACCAAAAAGAAATTAAAAACTCTGTGTAATTAA
- a CDS encoding response regulator transcription factor: protein MKILLLEDDPMLNEIIEEHLLKNNYEVISVFNGADAESLLYSQTFDLLLFDVNVPSINGFTLLKDLREKSILTPAIFITSLDMLSDVEKGFEAGCDDYIKKPFDLKELDLRINNLIRLFNISNKEIEIAKDLFFDKKRLVIKKDNKKIKISQKEADVLDYLIRNKNKMLSVENICLNVWAYEEAPLGSTIRTYIKNLRKILGADHIINIRGLGYQFN from the coding sequence ATGAAAATATTATTATTAGAAGATGATCCTATGTTAAATGAGATTATAGAAGAACATTTATTAAAAAATAATTATGAAGTAATAAGTGTATTTAATGGTGCCGATGCTGAAAGTCTTTTGTATTCCCAGACCTTTGATTTGCTTCTTTTTGATGTGAATGTTCCTAGTATTAATGGTTTTACTTTATTAAAAGACTTACGTGAAAAATCTATACTAACTCCAGCTATTTTCATTACATCCCTAGATATGCTTAGTGATGTTGAAAAAGGTTTTGAAGCAGGTTGTGATGATTACATTAAAAAACCCTTTGATTTAAAAGAATTGGATTTAAGAATAAACAATCTGATAAGACTTTTTAATATTAGTAACAAAGAAATAGAGATTGCAAAAGATTTATTTTTTGATAAAAAAAGATTAGTAATAAAAAAAGACAATAAAAAAATAAAAATATCTCAAAAAGAAGCAGATGTTTTAGACTATTTAATACGTAATAAAAACAAAATGCTTTCCGTTGAGAATATCTGTTTAAATGTTTGGGCTTATGAAGAAGCACCTCTTGGTTCAACAATAAGAACCTATATTAAAAATTTAAGAAAGATTCTTGGTGCAGATCATATTATAAACATAAGAGGACTTGGCTATCAATTTAATTAG
- a CDS encoding purine-nucleoside phosphorylase has protein sequence MIVCAGRKETFEFAKIIGVGLIESAINLTEICLENKPKNILFIGTAGSYGEYNIFDIIESRSAANIELSFLRKDSYTPLNTLIESQNKIVKNDTIVNSSNYISTNKNLTATFLEEGIGIENMEFFAVLEVAKKFNIPAAGIFIVSNYTNKDAHKTFLKNHHLAMSKLSSYVLNKDLI, from the coding sequence GTGATAGTTTGTGCTGGAAGAAAAGAAACTTTTGAATTTGCCAAAATTATTGGCGTAGGGTTAATTGAATCTGCTATTAATCTTACTGAGATTTGTTTGGAGAATAAGCCCAAAAATATACTTTTTATAGGCACAGCAGGTTCTTATGGTGAGTACAATATATTTGATATTATTGAGTCAAGAAGCGCAGCTAATATTGAATTGTCTTTTTTACGTAAGGACTCTTATACCCCTTTAAATACTCTTATAGAATCTCAAAATAAAATTGTAAAAAATGATACTATTGTTAACTCTAGTAATTACATTTCTACAAACAAAAATCTTACAGCTACTTTTTTAGAAGAAGGAATTGGAATAGAAAATATGGAGTTTTTTGCTGTTCTTGAAGTAGCAAAAAAGTTTAATATTCCAGCTGCTGGAATCTTCATTGTTTCTAACTATACCAATAAAGATGCGCATAAAACCTTCTTGAAGAATCATCACTTAGCAATGTCTAAACTAAGTTCTTATGTCTTAAATAAAGATCTTATCTAA
- a CDS encoding glutamate--tRNA ligase — protein MAITRFAPSPTGYLHIGGLRTALYAYLWARKTKGEFKLRIEDTDTARNNEEAMKAIIEAFAWVGLSYDGEVEYQSKRLDIYNKYIKQLLDEGKAYKCYMSRDELDALREDQMSKKQTPRYDGRYRDFTGTPPEGVTPVIRIKAPLEGVINFEDGVKSSMSFQASEVDDFVIARSNGMPTYNFVVAIDDALMKMTDVIRGDDHLTNTPKQIVIYNALGFSIPKFYHVPMINNPAGKKLSKRDGAMDVMEYKRLGYLPEALLNFLVRLGWSNGDQEIFSMDEMLELFDPNTINKSASAYNEEKLLWLNSHYIKNATNERLIKELKFFDCDLSSYDKKDMILDLSKERANTLVELKASVNKILLVPASYEKKGSKKFVKENTLDILKSYISLLESKKDTLLVADDYELITKPFIEENELKFPQIFQPIRIALTGVTQAPSVYDIMAVLGWQETIKRFSTAIAKNFNKDVEN, from the coding sequence ATGGCAATAACACGATTTGCACCAAGTCCTACTGGATATTTACATATAGGTGGATTAAGAACAGCATTATATGCTTATCTTTGGGCACGAAAAACTAAGGGTGAATTCAAATTAAGAATTGAAGATACAGATACAGCAAGAAATAATGAAGAAGCAATGAAGGCCATTATTGAAGCTTTTGCCTGGGTTGGTTTATCTTATGATGGAGAAGTTGAATATCAATCAAAACGTCTTGATATATATAATAAATACATCAAACAACTTCTTGATGAAGGAAAAGCATATAAGTGTTATATGAGCAGAGATGAACTTGATGCTTTACGTGAAGATCAAATGAGTAAAAAACAAACACCAAGATATGATGGAAGATACAGAGATTTTACAGGAACTCCCCCAGAAGGAGTTACTCCAGTTATTAGAATTAAAGCCCCATTAGAAGGTGTGATTAATTTTGAAGATGGTGTTAAATCATCTATGAGTTTTCAAGCTTCTGAAGTAGATGATTTTGTAATTGCAAGATCAAATGGTATGCCTACCTATAATTTTGTTGTTGCTATTGATGATGCATTAATGAAAATGACAGATGTTATTAGAGGCGATGACCATTTAACAAATACGCCAAAACAAATTGTAATTTACAATGCTTTGGGTTTTTCTATTCCTAAATTTTATCATGTTCCTATGATTAATAATCCTGCTGGAAAAAAACTCTCTAAAAGAGATGGGGCGATGGATGTTATGGAATACAAAAGATTGGGATATTTACCAGAAGCACTATTGAACTTTTTGGTAAGACTTGGTTGGTCAAATGGAGATCAAGAAATATTTTCAATGGATGAAATGTTAGAATTATTTGATCCCAATACAATTAATAAATCTGCTTCTGCATACAATGAAGAAAAACTTTTATGGTTAAATTCACACTATATAAAAAATGCAACAAATGAAAGACTAATAAAAGAGCTTAAATTTTTTGATTGTGATTTAAGTTCTTATGATAAAAAAGATATGATTTTGGATTTATCAAAAGAGCGAGCAAATACGCTGGTAGAATTAAAAGCATCTGTTAATAAAATTTTGCTTGTTCCCGCTTCGTATGAGAAAAAAGGAAGCAAAAAATTTGTGAAAGAAAATACTTTAGATATTTTAAAATCATATATCTCTTTGTTAGAATCAAAAAAAGATACTTTATTAGTGGCAGATGATTACGAGTTAATTACAAAACCATTTATTGAAGAAAATGAATTAAAATTTCCTCAAATCTTTCAACCTATTCGCATTGCACTTACGGGAGTAACACAAGCCCCTTCTGTTTATGACATAATGGCTGTTTTAGGATGGCAAGAAACTATTAAAAGATTTTCTACTGCTATTGCTAAAAATTTCAACAAAGATGTAGAAAACTAA
- a CDS encoding HAMP domain-containing histidine kinase, protein MAINLISGEKKALLRFLFLYLGSSFILILIIAFFYYENEKKLYADLIKSNMNYEVSLLSSKIIYAHMTNNDFDPSILLANKKYKMALYNVNKEKILGNLVHKIDFDLSFRKHGNNYVLTDDSALGHLGVYYITLEEHSYTNKVEHLQIEIFIFFSSIYFFVTLLAFYLAKLFIAPIKEERIKLNNFIKDSTHELNTPLTAILMSIQNDNLSTKQIQRIRISAKRISDIYKDLRYLFLENNKEKKDSIDLDLDLSLLIKEQVESLSPQIKQKKINIILDLQSTLYKIKQEDFERLFLNLLNNAIKYNKIDGKISIFLKNNTLSIEDSGIGINKDKIKDIFKRYYRATSEQGGFGIGLSIVERICEEYNINIQVKSEEKIGTTFTLKL, encoded by the coding sequence TTGGCTATCAATTTAATTAGCGGTGAAAAAAAAGCACTCTTAAGGTTTTTATTTTTATATTTAGGATCTTCTTTTATTTTAATACTTATTATTGCTTTTTTTTATTATGAAAATGAAAAAAAACTCTATGCTGATTTAATTAAATCAAATATGAATTATGAGGTTTCTTTATTGTCTTCAAAAATAATTTATGCACATATGACAAACAATGATTTTGATCCATCTATTTTATTAGCAAACAAAAAATACAAAATGGCTTTGTACAATGTAAATAAAGAAAAAATTCTTGGTAATCTTGTACATAAAATTGATTTTGATCTAAGTTTTCGTAAACATGGTAATAACTACGTACTTACTGATGATTCAGCGCTAGGACATTTAGGCGTATATTATATTACTCTTGAAGAACATTCTTATACGAATAAAGTAGAACATTTACAAATAGAAATCTTTATTTTCTTTTCAAGTATTTATTTTTTTGTTACTTTGTTAGCATTTTATTTAGCAAAACTTTTTATTGCACCTATTAAAGAAGAGAGAATAAAACTTAATAATTTTATCAAAGACAGTACTCATGAATTAAATACTCCTCTTACTGCAATTTTAATGTCCATTCAAAATGATAATCTAAGCACAAAACAAATCCAAAGAATACGTATTAGTGCAAAAAGAATTTCAGATATTTATAAAGATTTGCGTTACTTATTTTTAGAAAATAACAAGGAAAAAAAAGACTCAATTGATTTAGACTTAGATTTATCTTTATTAATAAAAGAGCAAGTAGAATCTTTATCTCCTCAAATAAAACAAAAAAAGATAAATATTATTTTAGATTTGCAAAGTACTTTGTATAAAATCAAACAAGAAGACTTTGAAAGGCTGTTCTTAAACTTATTAAATAATGCTATCAAATACAATAAAATAGATGGGAAAATAAGTATTTTTTTAAAAAACAATACTCTAAGTATAGAAGATTCAGGTATTGGAATTAACAAAGATAAAATCAAAGATATTTTTAAACGTTACTACAGAGCAACGAGTGAACAGGGTGGTTTTGGAATTGGTTTAAGTATAGTTGAGCGCATTTGTGAAGAATATAATATTAATATTCAAGTAAAATCAGAAGAAAAAATAGGAACAACCTTCACTTTAAAATTATAA
- a CDS encoding DUF411 domain-containing protein produces MINIKLPILKKSLLILTLLASNVFAIEGKKMTVYKSPFCGCCTEWTKIMEKKGFDITVIKTEEMNEIKNKLNIKNEHASCHTAIVDGYYIEGHVNYSAIKKLLSEKPSNIAGLSVPGMVVGSPGMEYKDIKKPYNILSINKKGTSSIYEKH; encoded by the coding sequence ATGATAAATATAAAATTACCAATATTAAAAAAATCTCTCTTAATACTTACTCTTTTAGCAAGTAATGTTTTCGCAATTGAAGGCAAAAAGATGACTGTTTATAAATCTCCTTTTTGTGGATGTTGCACAGAATGGACAAAAATTATGGAAAAAAAGGGTTTTGATATTACGGTTATTAAAACAGAAGAAATGAATGAAATAAAAAATAAACTTAATATTAAAAACGAACATGCTTCTTGTCACACAGCAATTGTAGATGGCTATTATATTGAAGGTCATGTAAATTATTCAGCAATTAAAAAACTTTTAAGCGAAAAACCAAGTAATATTGCAGGATTAAGTGTTCCAGGTATGGTTGTGGGAAGTCCAGGAATGGAATACAAAGATATTAAAAAACCTTATAATATTTTATCAATAAACAAAAAGGGAACAAGTAGTATTTACGAAAAACATTAA
- the hisF gene encoding imidazole glycerol phosphate synthase subunit HisF: MSTFAKRIIPCLDVKDGRVVKGVNFVGLRDAGDPVEVAKRYNNEGADEITFLDITASVENRDTIVDIVRDVAKEVFIPLTVGGGIRKLDDIYKLLNVGCDKVSINSSAVSNPDFINEASKRFGSQCIVVAIDVKKVADGSYHVFVKGGREDTGLDALVWAKEVYNRGAGEILLTSMDTDGAKTGYELNITSAISSLLDIPVIASGGAGTMGHIKEAFDCGASAALAASIFHFKEIDIMDLKRYLDSNGIAVRL; this comes from the coding sequence TTGAGCACATTTGCTAAGAGAATAATACCTTGCCTGGACGTAAAAGACGGACGCGTAGTTAAGGGTGTAAATTTTGTAGGTTTAAGAGATGCAGGGGATCCTGTTGAAGTTGCTAAGAGATATAACAATGAAGGTGCAGATGAAATCACTTTTTTGGATATTACAGCATCTGTTGAAAACAGAGATACAATTGTTGATATTGTAAGAGATGTTGCAAAAGAAGTTTTCATTCCTTTAACAGTAGGTGGAGGTATTAGAAAACTCGATGATATTTATAAACTACTAAATGTAGGTTGTGATAAAGTTTCTATTAATTCTAGTGCTGTAAGTAATCCAGACTTTATTAATGAAGCATCAAAACGATTTGGCTCTCAATGTATTGTAGTTGCAATTGATGTTAAAAAAGTTGCAGATGGTTCTTATCATGTTTTTGTTAAAGGTGGACGTGAAGATACAGGTCTTGATGCTCTGGTTTGGGCTAAAGAAGTTTATAACAGAGGTGCAGGAGAGATACTTTTAACTTCTATGGATACAGATGGGGCTAAAACTGGTTATGAACTTAATATCACTTCAGCTATATCTTCTTTATTGGATATTCCTGTAATTGCCTCAGGTGGGGCTGGAACAATGGGTCATATTAAAGAAGCTTTTGATTGCGGAGCAAGTGCAGCATTAGCAGCATCAATCTTTCATTTTAAAGAAATTGATATTATGGATTTAAAAAGATATTTGGATAGCAATGGCATTGCTGTAAGGTTATAA